One genomic segment of Primulina tabacum isolate GXHZ01 chromosome 9, ASM2559414v2, whole genome shotgun sequence includes these proteins:
- the LOC142555215 gene encoding receptor-like protein EIX1 isoform X1: MRHSKKAVEIFFFAVLFLSALKLSYCQRNMTELCIEKEKQSLLRFKKSFTDPSNMLSSWDTEHDCCKWKKIVCDSSKGHVLELKLQSPDRNSRLGGKIDPSLRNLKFLRFLDISQNNFDGTDIPDFFGSLVSLEYLNISSCGFQGTIPSLRNLSNLRGLGLSQMLDVDDLQWLSNLTHLEYLDLTYVNMSKIHDWLDIVNKLPSLIELHLSGCNLDHFSPIDRPNFSSLVLLDLSDNNFKSLAPDWIFSLSELESLQLQQNMFEGPIPNATHGLSKLRFLDLSRNKFNSTVPDWIFSCSNLEFLSLNNNFLFGAISNEIENLRSLRSLHLNVNMLSGRIPMEVGKFCNLQNLDLSFNNFEGNISEVFGESMSECFIASLEVLTVRANRLSGLLAEQLGEFKNIQSLDLGNNSFTGLIPANLGNLSSLTTLRLDNNKLTGDFPLSFGRLFSLQVLVIENNMLEGIVTENHFSNLTNITIISASGNQLILEVNQDWVPPFQLNTIFLNSWNLGSQIPVWLQTQRNIGGLDLSNTGISGEIPTWFWNLSTIDYLNLSHNELHGRLPDVMSPGWIYLSSNKFSGPLPMITYGVKELDLSNNSFSGGISHVLCNVSTEYTYSLSILHLGGNQLSEEIPDCWMNWPSLEVINLGNNNMSGTIPRSLGMLAKLLSLNLFNNFLSGPIPSALQNCSMLIKIDLSGNDISGKFPGWIGTVLSRLRILIMHSNSFTGEIPPEICKLNFLHILDMANNKFSGSIPNCLNNMAAMSSETKLMNFSGDITYYSYFLGIFMESASVTTKGQELEYDTILSQFSSIDFSNNKLSGEIPTEITNLAGLRSLNLSRNALSGTIPENIGNMRVLESLDLSRNHISGEMPISFSSLTFLSYLNLSYNNLTGRIPLGAQLQSLTEFSFTGNELCGPPLENTCAIVGKTPSPGTEEHYPVPEHDVDWFYVFMALGFATGFGGFCTTFLYKKTWRNAYFKFLDEKIFNKLGIS, encoded by the coding sequence ATGAGACACTCAAAGAAAGCTGTTGAAATCTTTTTTTTTGCTGTATTGTTCTTATCAGCCCTCAAATTGAGCTACTGTCAAAGAAATATGACAGAATTATGCATTGAAAAGGAGAAACAATCTCTTCTAAGGTTCAAGAAATCTTTTACTGATCCCTCAAACATGTTGTCCTCCTGGGATACAGAACATGACTGCTGCAAATGGAAAAAAATCGTCTGCGACAGTTCGAAAGGCCATGTTCTTGAACTGAAACTTCAGAGTCCTGATAGGAACTCAAGATTGGGAGGCAAGATTGATCCATCATTGCGTAACCTGAAATTTCTTAGATTTCTTGATATAAGTCAAAATAATTTTGATGGTACTGACATTCCAGATTTTTTCGGGTCACTGGTAAGTCTTGAGTATCTTAATATATCTTCTTGTGGATTTCAAGGAACCATTCCATCCCTGAGGAATCTTTCGAACTTGCGTGGTTTAGGCTTAAGCCAGATGTTAGACGTTGACGATCTTCAATGGTTGTCAAATCTCACTCATTTGGAGTACCTGGACTTGACATATGTGAACATGAGCAAAATACATGATTGGTTAGATATAGTAAACAAGCTACCTTCTTTGATCGAGCTACACCTTTCTGGTTGTAATCTCGATCATTTTTCTCCAATTGATCGCCCAAATTTTTCGTCTCTTGTATTGCTAGATCTTTCTGATAACAATTTTAAATCTTTGGCGCCTGATTGGATTTTTTCTCTGTCTGAATTAGAATCCCTCCAACTACAACAGAACATGTTTGAAGGACCAATTCCAAATGCTACTCATGGTTTGAGTAAACTCCGTTTCCTTGATCTCTCCCGAAACAAGTTTAATTCCACCGTACCTGATTGGATTTTCAGTTGTAGCAATCTCGAGTTTCTATCTTTGAATAACAACTTTCTTTTTGGAGCCATTTCAAATGAAATTGAAAATCTGCGTTCATTGAGAAGTCTCCATTTAAATGTGAATATGCTATCAGGGAGAATCCCAATGGAAGTTGGAAAGTTCTGCAACTTGCAAAATCTTGATCTATCTTTCAACAATTTCGAAGGAAACATCTCCGAAGTTTTTGGAGAAAGTATGTCTGAATGCTTTATAGCTTCCCTGGAGGTGCTAACCGTGAGAGCGAATCGGCTTTCTGGTTTATTAGCTGAACAACTTGGAGAATTCAAGAATATTCAGTCACTTGATCTAGGTAATAATTCGTTTACGGGCTTGATTCCTGCCAATTTAGGAAACCTGTCATCTTTAACAACCTTGCGATTAGACAACAACAAATTGACCGGAGATTTTCCTCTGAGTTTCGGCCGGCTTTTCAGCTTACAAGTGCTTGTAATAGAGAATAACATGCTGGAAGGAATTGTCACTGAAAATCACTTTTCCAATCTAACAAATATCACAATCATTTCAGCTTCTGGAAATCAATTGATATTGGAAGTGAATCAAGATTGGGTTCCACCATTCCAGCTAAATACCATCTTTCTGAATTCATGGAATCTGGGTTCGCAAATCCCAGTATGGCTTCAAACTCAAAGAAACATTGGTGGGCTGGACCTATCGAATACTGGAATATCCGGGGAGATTCCCACATGGTTCTGGAACTTATCTACCATAGATTATCTAAATCTTTCTCACAATGAATTGCATGGTCGGCTTCCAGATGTAATGAGTCCAGGTTGGATTTACTTGAGTTCCAACAAATTTAGCGGTCCATTACCGATGATAACATATGGTGTGAAAGAACTGGATCTGTCAAACAACTCGTTTTCAGGGGGAATTTCTCATGTTTTATGCAACGTAAGTACTGAATATACATATTCTTTGTCTATTCTTCATCTTGGGGGAAATCAACTTTCTGAAGAAATCCCGGACTGCTGGATGAATTGGCCATCGTTAGAAGTCATAAATCTGGGGAACAACAATATGTCTGGAACCATTCCAAGATCTTTGGGGATGCTTGCGAAATTATTGTCATTAAACTTATTCAATAACTTTTTATCAGGGCCGATCCCTTCTGCTCTGCAGAATTGTTCAATGCTGATAAAGATCGATCTTTCAGGAAACGATATTTCTGGAAAATTTCCAGGTTGGATTGGTACAGTTCTTTCCAGGTTGAGGATTCTGATCATGCACTCAAATTCATTCACCGGTGAAATTCCTCCCGAAATCTGTAAGCTAAACTTTCTTCATATTCTTGACATGGCTAACAACAAGTTTTCTGGTTCTATACCGAATTGTCTCAATAACATGGCAGCCATGAGTTCAGAAACCAAGCTGATGAATTTCAGCGGTGATATTACCTACTACTCGTATTTCTTGGGCATTTTTATGGAGAGCGCATCGGTGACAACAAAAGGGCAAGAACTTGAATATGACACCATTCTTTCACAATTCAGCAGCATCGATTTTTCAAACAACAAACTCTCTGGAGAGATTCCTACAGAAATCACCAACCTTGCTGGATTGAGATCATTAAATCTATCAAGAAACGCCTTAAGTGGAACGATCCCAGAAAATATTGGTAACATGAGAGTGCTGGAATCTCTTGACCTCTCAAGAAATCACATTTCTGGTGAAATGCCAATCAGCTTTTCTAGCCTGACGTTTCTGAGTTATTTGAATCTGTCTTACAATAACTTGACAGGGCGAATTCCCCTCGGTGCTCAACTCCAGAGCTTGACAGAATTCTCTTTTACAGGGAATGAGCTCTGTGGCCCTCCACTGGAAAATACTTGTGCCATCGTTGGTAAAACCCCTAGTCCAGGAACTGAAGAACATTATCCAGTTCCAGAACACGACGTGGACTGGTTTTATGTATTCATGGCTTTAGGTTTTGCGACGGGCTTCGGGGGCTTCTGTACAACATTTCTCTATAAGAAGACTTggagaaatgcatacttcaagtTTTTGGATGAAAAAATTTTCAACAAGCTTGGTATTTCTTGA
- the LOC142555215 gene encoding receptor-like protein EIX1 isoform X2, whose amino-acid sequence MRHSKKAVEIFFFAVLFLSALKLSYCQRNMTELCIEKEKQSLLRFKKSFTDPSNMLSSWDTEHDCCKWKKIVCDSSKGHVLELKLQSPDRNSRLGGKIDPSLRNLKFLRFLDISQNNFDGTDIPDFFGSLVSLEYLNISSCGFQGTIPSLRNLSNLRGLGLSQMLDVDDLQWLSNLTHLEYLDLTYVNMSKIHDWLDIVNKLPSLIELHLSGCNLDHFSPIDRPNFSSLVLLDLSDNNFKSLAPDWIFSLSELESLQLQQNMFEGPIPNATHGLSKLRFLDLSRNKFNSTVPDWIFSCSNLEFLSLNNNFLFGAISNEIENLRSLRSLHLNVNMLSGRIPMEVGKFCNLQNLDLSFNNFEGNISEVFGESMSECFIASLEVLTVRANRLSGLLAEQLGEFKNIQSLDLASGNQLILEVNQDWVPPFQLNTIFLNSWNLGSQIPVWLQTQRNIGGLDLSNTGISGEIPTWFWNLSTIDYLNLSHNELHGRLPDVMSPGWIYLSSNKFSGPLPMITYGVKELDLSNNSFSGGISHVLCNVSTEYTYSLSILHLGGNQLSEEIPDCWMNWPSLEVINLGNNNMSGTIPRSLGMLAKLLSLNLFNNFLSGPIPSALQNCSMLIKIDLSGNDISGKFPGWIGTVLSRLRILIMHSNSFTGEIPPEICKLNFLHILDMANNKFSGSIPNCLNNMAAMSSETKLMNFSGDITYYSYFLGIFMESASVTTKGQELEYDTILSQFSSIDFSNNKLSGEIPTEITNLAGLRSLNLSRNALSGTIPENIGNMRVLESLDLSRNHISGEMPISFSSLTFLSYLNLSYNNLTGRIPLGAQLQSLTEFSFTGNELCGPPLENTCAIVGKTPSPGTEEHYPVPEHDVDWFYVFMALGFATGFGGFCTTFLYKKTWRNAYFKFLDEKIFNKLGIS is encoded by the exons ATGAGACACTCAAAGAAAGCTGTTGAAATCTTTTTTTTTGCTGTATTGTTCTTATCAGCCCTCAAATTGAGCTACTGTCAAAGAAATATGACAGAATTATGCATTGAAAAGGAGAAACAATCTCTTCTAAGGTTCAAGAAATCTTTTACTGATCCCTCAAACATGTTGTCCTCCTGGGATACAGAACATGACTGCTGCAAATGGAAAAAAATCGTCTGCGACAGTTCGAAAGGCCATGTTCTTGAACTGAAACTTCAGAGTCCTGATAGGAACTCAAGATTGGGAGGCAAGATTGATCCATCATTGCGTAACCTGAAATTTCTTAGATTTCTTGATATAAGTCAAAATAATTTTGATGGTACTGACATTCCAGATTTTTTCGGGTCACTGGTAAGTCTTGAGTATCTTAATATATCTTCTTGTGGATTTCAAGGAACCATTCCATCCCTGAGGAATCTTTCGAACTTGCGTGGTTTAGGCTTAAGCCAGATGTTAGACGTTGACGATCTTCAATGGTTGTCAAATCTCACTCATTTGGAGTACCTGGACTTGACATATGTGAACATGAGCAAAATACATGATTGGTTAGATATAGTAAACAAGCTACCTTCTTTGATCGAGCTACACCTTTCTGGTTGTAATCTCGATCATTTTTCTCCAATTGATCGCCCAAATTTTTCGTCTCTTGTATTGCTAGATCTTTCTGATAACAATTTTAAATCTTTGGCGCCTGATTGGATTTTTTCTCTGTCTGAATTAGAATCCCTCCAACTACAACAGAACATGTTTGAAGGACCAATTCCAAATGCTACTCATGGTTTGAGTAAACTCCGTTTCCTTGATCTCTCCCGAAACAAGTTTAATTCCACCGTACCTGATTGGATTTTCAGTTGTAGCAATCTCGAGTTTCTATCTTTGAATAACAACTTTCTTTTTGGAGCCATTTCAAATGAAATTGAAAATCTGCGTTCATTGAGAAGTCTCCATTTAAATGTGAATATGCTATCAGGGAGAATCCCAATGGAAGTTGGAAAGTTCTGCAACTTGCAAAATCTTGATCTATCTTTCAACAATTTCGAAGGAAACATCTCCGAAGTTTTTGGAGAAAGTATGTCTGAATGCTTTATAGCTTCCCTGGAGGTGCTAACCGTGAGAGCGAATCGGCTTTCTGGTTTATTAGCTGAACAACTTGGAGAATTCAAGAATATTCAGTCACTTGATCTAG CTTCTGGAAATCAATTGATATTGGAAGTGAATCAAGATTGGGTTCCACCATTCCAGCTAAATACCATCTTTCTGAATTCATGGAATCTGGGTTCGCAAATCCCAGTATGGCTTCAAACTCAAAGAAACATTGGTGGGCTGGACCTATCGAATACTGGAATATCCGGGGAGATTCCCACATGGTTCTGGAACTTATCTACCATAGATTATCTAAATCTTTCTCACAATGAATTGCATGGTCGGCTTCCAGATGTAATGAGTCCAGGTTGGATTTACTTGAGTTCCAACAAATTTAGCGGTCCATTACCGATGATAACATATGGTGTGAAAGAACTGGATCTGTCAAACAACTCGTTTTCAGGGGGAATTTCTCATGTTTTATGCAACGTAAGTACTGAATATACATATTCTTTGTCTATTCTTCATCTTGGGGGAAATCAACTTTCTGAAGAAATCCCGGACTGCTGGATGAATTGGCCATCGTTAGAAGTCATAAATCTGGGGAACAACAATATGTCTGGAACCATTCCAAGATCTTTGGGGATGCTTGCGAAATTATTGTCATTAAACTTATTCAATAACTTTTTATCAGGGCCGATCCCTTCTGCTCTGCAGAATTGTTCAATGCTGATAAAGATCGATCTTTCAGGAAACGATATTTCTGGAAAATTTCCAGGTTGGATTGGTACAGTTCTTTCCAGGTTGAGGATTCTGATCATGCACTCAAATTCATTCACCGGTGAAATTCCTCCCGAAATCTGTAAGCTAAACTTTCTTCATATTCTTGACATGGCTAACAACAAGTTTTCTGGTTCTATACCGAATTGTCTCAATAACATGGCAGCCATGAGTTCAGAAACCAAGCTGATGAATTTCAGCGGTGATATTACCTACTACTCGTATTTCTTGGGCATTTTTATGGAGAGCGCATCGGTGACAACAAAAGGGCAAGAACTTGAATATGACACCATTCTTTCACAATTCAGCAGCATCGATTTTTCAAACAACAAACTCTCTGGAGAGATTCCTACAGAAATCACCAACCTTGCTGGATTGAGATCATTAAATCTATCAAGAAACGCCTTAAGTGGAACGATCCCAGAAAATATTGGTAACATGAGAGTGCTGGAATCTCTTGACCTCTCAAGAAATCACATTTCTGGTGAAATGCCAATCAGCTTTTCTAGCCTGACGTTTCTGAGTTATTTGAATCTGTCTTACAATAACTTGACAGGGCGAATTCCCCTCGGTGCTCAACTCCAGAGCTTGACAGAATTCTCTTTTACAGGGAATGAGCTCTGTGGCCCTCCACTGGAAAATACTTGTGCCATCGTTGGTAAAACCCCTAGTCCAGGAACTGAAGAACATTATCCAGTTCCAGAACACGACGTGGACTGGTTTTATGTATTCATGGCTTTAGGTTTTGCGACGGGCTTCGGGGGCTTCTGTACAACATTTCTCTATAAGAAGACTTggagaaatgcatacttcaagtTTTTGGATGAAAAAATTTTCAACAAGCTTGGTATTTCTTGA